Proteins encoded by one window of Rutidosis leptorrhynchoides isolate AG116_Rl617_1_P2 chromosome 7, CSIRO_AGI_Rlap_v1, whole genome shotgun sequence:
- the LOC139859252 gene encoding transcription factor TGAL6-like yields MVNKFHAARINPILDAIFSHYNQLFKMKQSAGKIDIFSILYGCWMPPTTRHIMWIGGYHPSDVIELIMTHVELYGDQKNKMLQLKDTLLKDETDNTRELESLQKHISTSLSGNAFVDKGDEYVMTSFATHMSSADTVRQKSLTEMQRILKETQQVASVFTMNDYFKRFFTLNHLWESRQRNN; encoded by the exons ATGGTCAACAAATTCCATGCCGCTCGGATTAACCCAATTTTGGATGCTATATTTTCACATTACAATCAACTATTTAAAATGAAGCAATCAGCAGGTAAAATTGACATCTTTAGTATTCTTTATGGTTGTTGGATGCCACCAACTACACGTCATATAATGTGGATAGGTGGTTATCATCCTTCAGATGTTATTGAG TTAATAATGACTCATGTGGAGCTCTACGGTGATCAAAAGAATAAAATGCTACAATTGAAAGATACCTTGTTGAAGGACGAAACTGATAATACTAGAGAGTTAGAAAGTTTGCAAAAACATATATCTACTTCATTATCAGGAAATGCTTTTGTGGATAAAGGTGATGAATATGTTATGACAAGCTTTGCAACACACATGTCAAGT GCTGATACAGTGCGTCAAAAGAGTTTAACGGAAATGCAACGGATATTGAAAGAAACTCAACAAGTTGCATCAGTGTTCACCATGAATGACTACTTCAAACGCTTTTTTACATTGAATCATCTATGGGAAAGTCGTCAAAGAAACAATTAG